From Brienomyrus brachyistius isolate T26 chromosome 18, BBRACH_0.4, whole genome shotgun sequence, one genomic window encodes:
- the rarga gene encoding retinoic acid receptor gamma-A isoform X1 yields MATNRERQVGHMTGFPPAVYPFAFNSIRSHSPFDLLANSSLFGRFGADLPKEMAALSVETQSSSSEEMVPSSPSPPPPPRIYKPCFVCQDKSSGYHYGVSSCEGCKGFFRRSIQKSMVYTCHRDKNCQINKVTRNRCQYCRLQKCFEVGMSKEAVRNDRNKKKKEVKEEVVVPESYELSGELEELVNKVSKAHQETFPSLCQLGKYTTNSSSDHRVQLDLGLWDKFSELSTKCIIKIVEFAKRLPGFTSLTIADQITLLKSACLDILMLRICTRYTPEQDTMTFSDGLTLNRTQMHNAGFGPLTDLVFAFAGQLLPLEMDDTETGLLSAICLICGDRMDLEEPQRVDKLQEPLLEALKIYARRRRPNKPHMFPRMLMKITDLRGISTKGAERAITLKMEIPGPMPPLIREMLENPEAFDEQPEAGDGPALATPPAITIKQEREEDEEEEESVANENSSEPSPEEEDDEDEDGVDEERERGADSDVEAWGALESTGEVPKGSK; encoded by the exons ATGGCGACCAATCGGGAACGGCAGGTGGGCCACATGACTGGCTTCCCACCGGCTGTCTACCCATTCGCTTTCAACTCCATCAGAAGCCACTCCCCCTTTGACCTGCTAGCCAATAGCAGCCTTTTTGGCCGGTTTGGGGCAGACCTACCTAAGGAGATGGCAGCACTTT CGGTGGAAACTCAAAGCTCCAGCTCCGAGGAGATGGTCCCCAGCTCGCCTTCGCCTCCTCCTCCGCCGCGTATTTACAAGCCCTGCTTCGTGTGCCAGGACAAGTCCTCAGGGTACCACTACGGCGTGAGCTCCTGCGAGGGCTGCAAG GGCTTCTTCCGGCGcagcatccagaagagcatgGTGTACACCTGCCATCGTGACAAAAACTGCCAAATCAACAAGGTGACCCGCAATCGGTGCCAGTACTGCCGGCTGCAGAAGTGCTTCGAGGTCGGCATGTCCAAGGAAG CAGTGCGCAATGACCGcaacaagaagaagaaggaggTGAAAGAGGAGGTGGTGGTACCGGAGAGCTATGAGCTGAGTGGAGAACTGGAGGAGCTGGTCAACAAAGTGAGCAAGGCCCATCAGGAGACGTTCCCATCACTATGTCAGCTCGGCAAATACACCACC AATTCCAGCTCAGACCATCGGGTGCAACTGGACTTGGGCCTCTGGGATAAGTTTAGTGAGCTCTCCACCAAGTGCATCATCAAGATCGTGGAGTTTGCCAAGCGCCTGCCTGGATTCACCTCGCTCACCATCGCCGATCAGATCACTCTGCTCAAGTCAGCCTGTCTGGATATCTTG ATGCTACGGATCTGTACCCGATACACTCCAGAACAGGATACCATGACCTTTTCAGATGGGCTGACCCTGAACCGCACCCAGATGCACAATGCTGGGTTTGGGCCACTCACTGACCTGGTGTTTGCTTTCGCCGGCCAACTCCTCCCCCTGGAAATGGACGACACCGAGACGGGTCTGCTCAGCGCCATCTGCCTCATCTGTGGAG ACCGCATGGATCTGGAGGAACCACAGCGTGTGGACAAGCTACAGGAGCCGCTGTTGGAAGCTCTGAAGATCTACGCCCGGCGCCGGCGCCCCAACAAGCCTCACATGTTCCCGCGGATGCTGATGAAGATCACAGACCTCCGTGGTATCAGCACTAAGG GAGCTGAGAGGGCCATTACGCTGAAGATGGAGATCCCGGGACCCATGCCCCCGCTGATCCGCGAGATGTTGGAGAACCCCGAGGCGTTCGACGAGCAGCCCGAGGCCGGCGATGGCCCTGCACTGGCCACCCCGCCCGCCATCACCATCAAGCAGGAGCGGGAGGAagacgaggaagaggaggagagcgTCGCTAATGAGAACAGCAGCGAGCCGTCACCTGAGGAGGAGGATGACGAGGATGAGGACGGCGTAGATGAAGAGAGGGAAAGGGGAGCTGACAGTGACGTGGAGGCCTGGGGGGCACTGGAGAGCACTGGCGAGGTGCCCAAGGGCAGTAAATGA
- the rarga gene encoding retinoic acid receptor gamma-A isoform X2 codes for MFDCMETLGMGHRQLYDVTDRGPCVLRKSAPFFLGLESFTWTGAASVPSVETQSSSSEEMVPSSPSPPPPPRIYKPCFVCQDKSSGYHYGVSSCEGCKGFFRRSIQKSMVYTCHRDKNCQINKVTRNRCQYCRLQKCFEVGMSKEAVRNDRNKKKKEVKEEVVVPESYELSGELEELVNKVSKAHQETFPSLCQLGKYTTNSSSDHRVQLDLGLWDKFSELSTKCIIKIVEFAKRLPGFTSLTIADQITLLKSACLDILMLRICTRYTPEQDTMTFSDGLTLNRTQMHNAGFGPLTDLVFAFAGQLLPLEMDDTETGLLSAICLICGDRMDLEEPQRVDKLQEPLLEALKIYARRRRPNKPHMFPRMLMKITDLRGISTKGAERAITLKMEIPGPMPPLIREMLENPEAFDEQPEAGDGPALATPPAITIKQEREEDEEEEESVANENSSEPSPEEEDDEDEDGVDEERERGADSDVEAWGALESTGEVPKGSK; via the exons ATGTTTGACTGCATGGAGACCCTGGGGATGGGGCATCGGCAGCTGTACGATGTCACTGACAGGGGTCCCTGTGTCCTGCGCAAGAGCGCCCCCTTCTTCCTGGGACTGGAGTCCTTCACCTGGACCGGCGCCGCCAGCGTTCCTT CGGTGGAAACTCAAAGCTCCAGCTCCGAGGAGATGGTCCCCAGCTCGCCTTCGCCTCCTCCTCCGCCGCGTATTTACAAGCCCTGCTTCGTGTGCCAGGACAAGTCCTCAGGGTACCACTACGGCGTGAGCTCCTGCGAGGGCTGCAAG GGCTTCTTCCGGCGcagcatccagaagagcatgGTGTACACCTGCCATCGTGACAAAAACTGCCAAATCAACAAGGTGACCCGCAATCGGTGCCAGTACTGCCGGCTGCAGAAGTGCTTCGAGGTCGGCATGTCCAAGGAAG CAGTGCGCAATGACCGcaacaagaagaagaaggaggTGAAAGAGGAGGTGGTGGTACCGGAGAGCTATGAGCTGAGTGGAGAACTGGAGGAGCTGGTCAACAAAGTGAGCAAGGCCCATCAGGAGACGTTCCCATCACTATGTCAGCTCGGCAAATACACCACC AATTCCAGCTCAGACCATCGGGTGCAACTGGACTTGGGCCTCTGGGATAAGTTTAGTGAGCTCTCCACCAAGTGCATCATCAAGATCGTGGAGTTTGCCAAGCGCCTGCCTGGATTCACCTCGCTCACCATCGCCGATCAGATCACTCTGCTCAAGTCAGCCTGTCTGGATATCTTG ATGCTACGGATCTGTACCCGATACACTCCAGAACAGGATACCATGACCTTTTCAGATGGGCTGACCCTGAACCGCACCCAGATGCACAATGCTGGGTTTGGGCCACTCACTGACCTGGTGTTTGCTTTCGCCGGCCAACTCCTCCCCCTGGAAATGGACGACACCGAGACGGGTCTGCTCAGCGCCATCTGCCTCATCTGTGGAG ACCGCATGGATCTGGAGGAACCACAGCGTGTGGACAAGCTACAGGAGCCGCTGTTGGAAGCTCTGAAGATCTACGCCCGGCGCCGGCGCCCCAACAAGCCTCACATGTTCCCGCGGATGCTGATGAAGATCACAGACCTCCGTGGTATCAGCACTAAGG GAGCTGAGAGGGCCATTACGCTGAAGATGGAGATCCCGGGACCCATGCCCCCGCTGATCCGCGAGATGTTGGAGAACCCCGAGGCGTTCGACGAGCAGCCCGAGGCCGGCGATGGCCCTGCACTGGCCACCCCGCCCGCCATCACCATCAAGCAGGAGCGGGAGGAagacgaggaagaggaggagagcgTCGCTAATGAGAACAGCAGCGAGCCGTCACCTGAGGAGGAGGATGACGAGGATGAGGACGGCGTAGATGAAGAGAGGGAAAGGGGAGCTGACAGTGACGTGGAGGCCTGGGGGGCACTGGAGAGCACTGGCGAGGTGCCCAAGGGCAGTAAATGA